One window from the genome of Nicotiana tomentosiformis chromosome 5, ASM39032v3, whole genome shotgun sequence encodes:
- the LOC138892190 gene encoding uncharacterized protein, producing the protein METRYPYLEKLALALVVASRKLRPYFQFQLIAVVTIFTLRNVLHNLELSDRLSRWAVKISEFDIEYKLRTAINSQVLADFVADFCPGLMPMAAKEAVLVSEMTSRVWTLFTDGTSNEEHMQQYLNKVQAFLARFREWSVIHIPREENMEADALTNLGSSTEMKGSDFGNVVQLLHFVLDVDEYYDLNSTNLVWDWRNEFVEYLRDGKLPDDPKESQALRIKVVHYCLVDGQLYRMLYQGLLARCLGAPKADYAMREVHEGVCRNHFGADSLVLKLIRAGYHYPRMEQDVKAFLQNYGKCQRHA; encoded by the exons ATGGAGACTCGCTATCCATACCTCgaaaagctggccttagctctcgtagttgcctctcgaaagcttaggccttatttccaGTTCCAACTGATAGCCGTGGTGACAATATTTACTTTGAGGAATGTCCTTCATAACCTTGAATTATCTGACCGTTTGTCTAGATGGGCAGTTAAAATTAGCGAATTTGACATCGAGTACAAACTTAGAACTGCAATCAattcacaagttttggccgattttgtgGCCGACTTCTGTCCCGGGTTAATGCCTATGGCTGCTAAGGAAGCAGTGCTAGTGTCGGAAATGACATcgagagtttggaccttgtttacgGATGGAACTTCCAAT GAAGAGCACATGCAACAGTATTTGAACAAGGTTCAAGCATTTCTTGCACGATTTAGGGAGTGGTCAGTCATACACATTCCAAGGGAAGAAAATATGGAAGCAGATGCATTGACCAATTTGGGGTCATCCACAGAGATGAAAGGATCTGACTTCGGCAATGTTGTCCAACTTCTACATTTTGTATTGGATGTGGATGAATACTACGATCTCAATTCAACCAACttagtctgggactggaggaacgaGTTCGTCGAGTATCTTCGGGATGGTAAATTACCTGATGATCCGAAAGAGTCCCAGGCACTACGGATAAAAGTAGTTCACTATTGCCTCGTAGATGGGCAGTTATACAGAATGCTATACCAAGGACTATTGGCCCGGTGTCTGGGGGCCCCGAAGGCAGACTACGCAATGAGGGAAGTCCACGAAGGAGTTTGCAGGAACCATTTTGGTGCAGACTCTTTAGTTCTAAAGTTGATCAGGGCAGGTTACCATTATCCTCGGATGGAACAGGATGTAAAGGCATTCCTTCAGAATTATGGCAAATGTCAACGTCATGCATAG